The Bacillus sp. Y1 genome includes the window TCTTCGTATGAATGACGAAAATCAACAGGTGTTTGCTGAAAATGCTTTTTAAAAACCGTACTAAAATATCCGGAGTTCGAATAACCAACCAAATTGGCAACATCAATGATCTTAAGCTGTTTGTCCTTCAAGAATTCCTTTGCTTTTTCCATTCTTACATTCAGGAGATAATCGCTAAAATTTTGCCCCACTTGATGTTTAAAGGTTTCTGACAAATGAGCGCTATTAATATGAAACATTTCTGATAGAAAGGTAAGAGAGATTTCATTTGCATAATGCTGATCCAAATACTGACGGACACCCTCAATAATTAATTTTCCATTAGAAAATCGGGCCGTTCTTACCTTTTCAATAATCAGTTGCCCTAACTCCATAAGCTGTTCAATCACTTTAAGGAAGGAATTCAATTCCCAAATACTTTGCTGGCAACTCCACATCATGTTCTGAACGTCTCTTGTTTCCATATCATATTTACGGGCAGCTGATCCTAATAAAAATAATACCCGGTTCGAGAGGAAGGAGAAGGCCATAATGGACTGAGCTTCGTTTCTTCCTAAAAGATTCTCTAAGTTTTCCTTAAACAATCCAAAATTGGCCGTTTCGACCGCATTGATTAATTTTCTTTCCATATCTGACGAAAATTCATAATCGTCCTCTTGTAAATCGGACGCATCTATAATCTGAGAACGAGAACCTAATTGGCTCTTGCTCCAAGCTAATAAACTAGAAATATAGCCATTTTTCAGGTTAGCTACTCCCCCTACCACACTACCTAAGCCAATCACTGTTTCTAAATGAAGTAGATTTTGTACATTCTTCTGGATATCTTTAACTAGACTAGGAAGCGTATCATGTTCTTTGTCTACAACCTGTAAAAAATGAATCATATTCGCATAACTAGGATCATAAAACGTATACAATCCCTTTTCACCATGTGCTATTTCTTTACACATCATTTGAAACGGGAGCCATAGTTCTTTTAAACGATATGCTTGTTCGTTTTTATCCCTGATTTCGACTGTTATAAAACGGAATTCTCTACTTTCACTTGCCATGTCTTCCAAATGAAGTTGTCGAAGTCTTTCTTTTACCATCGATGACTCCGTCCACTCTTCCTTTACTAAATAAAGCAAATATTGTTCTTGCACTTCTTGGAGGCGGGTTATGGCTAGATGCCTCATTTGGGCTGCTTCCGCCTGCTTTTTCTTCTCTTCTTCCGTTTCTTTACGAATTTTTCGTAATATGTCTTCTAGTTCATCTGGAGCAACAGGTTTTAATAAATAATCCTTTACTCCCTTCTGCATTGAACCTCTGACGTATTCAAAATCAGAGTACCCTGATAGTACAATCACTTTCACCTGTGGAAATTCTTCAAAGCAGCGTTGAGCAAATTCAAGACCATCCATAATAGGCATTCTCATATCAGTGATGACAAGGTCTGTTTTCATCGTTCGTAACCATTCTAATGCTTCTTTTCCATTAGATGCTTCACCAATGATTTCAAACCCCTCTTCTTCCCAATCAATCTTCATCCGAAGCCCCATACGCACTTGCTTTTCGTCATCCGTGATGAGTACCTTTAACATCTCGGGTCACCTCCACTATACTTAATACGCAGCTGGATTTTTGTCCCTATCCCTTTGGTAGAATCAATTTGGTAAGAAAAGTCCTCACCGTAATAAAGCTTTAAACGACCGAGTACATTTCTGAGACCAATACTCGTTCCCTTACTTTGTAGGACACTTGTGGATTTCTGTGTGTCTTCCTGATGAAGAAGATCTACTAACATATCATCCGACATTCCCACACCTTTATCTTCAACCAATAATAGTAATTGCTCATCAATCATTTTTGTTTGGATGAAGATATCAGCATAGCTTTTCTCGCTAAAGCTGTATTTCACTGCATTTTCCACTAGTGGCTGGAGGATAAATTTAATGATTGGAAGGTGTTTGGCCAAGCGATCTTCCTCAATCGTAATAGAAATGGTGTCCACATATCTCATTTTTAAAATATTGGTGTAACTGCGAATATAACTCATTTCTTCCCCTAAAGTGACCACATCATTTTGAGTGTTTAGGGAGTACCTCATCATTCGTCCTAAATAAACGCTAACATTCATCACTTCTCTATTTTTCCCTTGAGCAGCCAAGCCACCAATGATTTCAAGTGTATTATTCATAAAATGAGGATTAATCTGTAGCAACAAGGCTTTGTATTCTGCATCTCTTCTCCGAATATTAGCCTCATATTCGGTCTCAATTCTATTTTTCAGCTGATCGACTGTATGTCCAAATACATTTACTAGATAACCAACTTCATTGTTTTGAGATTTAATCGTTGGCATAAATCGCTTAGCACCGGCAAAATCTCCTCTTTCGATAAATCCCATTGCTTTTGCCAGCTTCCCTAATGGACTAACAATATTGGACGCGAGCATATATGAGGCCAAAATGGTAAGTAAGAAAACGAATCCACTAATCGTAAGCATGCGATGGCGCAGATCATTCGCCTTTGAAAATAAATCCGACTCGGTTACTTCGCTTAGTAAAATCCAACCACCAACAGATAATTTCTGATAAAACACGAAGTACGTTTCATTGTTCAACTTTACTTCTACCAATCCATTATTTTCTTTACTTTTATTGATTTTTGTTAGGCTAGTCGATAGCACCTGTTTCGGTGTATGAATCTCTCCTGTTAAAACATTCTCTCCTCGTTTGTTTAACAAATAGGCATGTCCTTTTTGTCCAATCTTGTTTTTATTTAAAGCCGTCTCAAGCAATTCGGTTGGAAAATTCACCTTGATTATGCCGTATGACACGAGTGTATTCATATCTATCAACGGCGATATATAACTATTAATATTCCCTGGAGTAGGTTGATAGGGATCTTTATGGGACGCGACAAACGAGTTTCCATCCCCCATATACTCCTTATACCAGTTTTCCTGCTTTAAAAGGGGGTTGTTTCCCCATGCACCTGTGCCATCATTGAGCATGACCCCGATGGACATTCCATTTGAGTTATTAACCGTCATTGAAGCAAGAAGACTCTTCATTTGATTCCTGATTAATAACCTTTGATTTTTCGTTACATCCGATGACACTTTATCTGTCTTCATCCACTGCAATGTCGTTGGATTGACGAGAATTTGTTTTCCTAAATCCTCCGCCTGAGTGGTAATCGATTGGATATATAACGAATATTGATCCATCATCTCCACAGTTAAATCCTGAGTCTGTTCTTCAATCACAGAAGAAAACCAACTTGGAACCAAGAAGGAGAAGATGACAAATGGGATAGTTAACAAACAAGTAAAAACCAAAAATAAACGATTACGTAATGAGAAAAACATTTCCCACCTCCTCATGCAAGAAAACCCTTACAGATACTTCTTATACCCAATTTAGCATATCGTGGCATTTTGGAACATAGAAACAGAAAATATAAAAACCTAATTTATATAAAATTACCGTCATGCATCCAATGAGGTTTTCTTGGATTTTTGAGTTAAATAGGATGTCTTGTCCTTAATCGAGTAACCAATAAGCGGAGGTTTTCCGGTTAGACGCAGAACGGAGCTCGTTTAGGGGTAAAATAAGGGGAGATTTTCCGCTTATGCAAAGAAAATCTCCCCTTTTTTATGTTTTTTGAGTCAATAGGCGGAATTCCTCCGTCTATTTATGCCATTTTTAGTCGTATTTGCTAATTAAGCGGAATTTTTCCGTCTATTTAACCGCTCGGTTGCGTAACGGATACCCCAACAGATAAGGTCGAACCCTTGTCATCCTAGTTGCGGGAATCTAATTTTAATGATGGTGCTCATGTCCTTCCTCTTTTTCTGAAAGATCTTTTTGTAAGTATTCTAACTCACTCTTCGAAAGCTCACCAACAACGATTTGGACCTGTGGCATAATGACTGCGTCACCCTTACTTGCATGAATCTTTATATAATAAAGTCCGTCACGATCAAACGTTTTGTTTATTCCATATATTCCTTCTTCTAGTTTATCCGGTTGTTCAACCGTAGCCTGGATGGCATCATCATGTTTCCACATTTCAAATTCAAGTGAATCTACTTCTTCTACTTTTTTTCCATCTTGAGTAAGAATGACCTTGATTGGCACTGGTTCCTCACTCGTTATCCTTTCAGGTAGAACGACCTCTGCGTGAAGGGGCTGTTCTTTCAAATATAACTCAGCCGCATCCTCTTTCAGGGAACAACCGCCAAGCAACAAACCGATCATTGTGATCAAAAATACTTTTTTCATAGTTATATCCCCCTTATTGCTACGCATGTAAAAATCTCTTCAAGAATGGGATTCTTTTAATCAATAACACATCCATCAGAAAAATGACGATCAGGGACAAACCAACCAAAGGAAATAGAATACCCAAACCTATTAAAACGACTAAAAATAGCTTCATATTTTTGATGCTAGTCGATTTTGGTGCACCCATACTTTTTTTCGGCTTACGCTTTAACCATAAATAAAATCCACTAACGGCAACAAGGATGATTCCTAAACAA containing:
- a CDS encoding response regulator transcription factor yields the protein MLKVLITDDEKQVRMGLRMKIDWEEEGFEIIGEASNGKEALEWLRTMKTDLVITDMRMPIMDGLEFAQRCFEEFPQVKVIVLSGYSDFEYVRGSMQKGVKDYLLKPVAPDELEDILRKIRKETEEEKKKQAEAAQMRHLAITRLQEVQEQYLLYLVKEEWTESSMVKERLRQLHLEDMASESREFRFITVEIRDKNEQAYRLKELWLPFQMMCKEIAHGEKGLYTFYDPSYANMIHFLQVVDKEHDTLPSLVKDIQKNVQNLLHLETVIGLGSVVGGVANLKNGYISSLLAWSKSQLGSRSQIIDASDLQEDDYEFSSDMERKLINAVETANFGLFKENLENLLGRNEAQSIMAFSFLSNRVLFLLGSAARKYDMETRDVQNMMWSCQQSIWELNSFLKVIEQLMELGQLIIEKVRTARFSNGKLIIEGVRQYLDQHYANEISLTFLSEMFHINSAHLSETFKHQVGQNFSDYLLNVRMEKAKEFLKDKQLKIIDVANLVGYSNSGYFSTVFKKHFQQTPVDFRHSYEEKLGRI
- a CDS encoding cache domain-containing sensor histidine kinase; amino-acid sequence: MFFSLRNRLFLVFTCLLTIPFVIFSFLVPSWFSSVIEEQTQDLTVEMMDQYSLYIQSITTQAEDLGKQILVNPTTLQWMKTDKVSSDVTKNQRLLIRNQMKSLLASMTVNNSNGMSIGVMLNDGTGAWGNNPLLKQENWYKEYMGDGNSFVASHKDPYQPTPGNINSYISPLIDMNTLVSYGIIKVNFPTELLETALNKNKIGQKGHAYLLNKRGENVLTGEIHTPKQVLSTSLTKINKSKENNGLVEVKLNNETYFVFYQKLSVGGWILLSEVTESDLFSKANDLRHRMLTISGFVFLLTILASYMLASNIVSPLGKLAKAMGFIERGDFAGAKRFMPTIKSQNNEVGYLVNVFGHTVDQLKNRIETEYEANIRRRDAEYKALLLQINPHFMNNTLEIIGGLAAQGKNREVMNVSVYLGRMMRYSLNTQNDVVTLGEEMSYIRSYTNILKMRYVDTISITIEEDRLAKHLPIIKFILQPLVENAVKYSFSEKSYADIFIQTKMIDEQLLLLVEDKGVGMSDDMLVDLLHQEDTQKSTSVLQSKGTSIGLRNVLGRLKLYYGEDFSYQIDSTKGIGTKIQLRIKYSGGDPRC
- a CDS encoding FixH family protein, with translation MKKVFLITMIGLLLGGCSLKEDAAELYLKEQPLHAEVVLPERITSEEPVPIKVILTQDGKKVEEVDSLEFEMWKHDDAIQATVEQPDKLEEGIYGINKTFDRDGLYYIKIHASKGDAVIMPQVQIVVGELSKSELEYLQKDLSEKEEGHEHHH